The sequence below is a genomic window from Nocardia fluminea.
CATCGACGACTTCAACAAGAACGTGCGATCGGGCAAGATCACCGCCCCCCTGGGCAGTGAACGCGTCTACCGGCCCTACCCGTACATCCTGGCCATCGTCGACGAGCTCGCCGACCTGATGATGACCGCACCGCGCGACGTCGAGGACGCGATCGTGCGGATCACCCAGAAGGCGCGGGCGGCGGGCATCCACCTGGTGCTGGCCACCCAGCGGCCCTCGGTGGACGTGGTGACCGGTCTGATCAAGACCAATGTGCCCTCGCGGCTCGCGTTCGCCACCTCCTCGCTCACCGACTCGCGCGTCATCCTGGACCAGCCGGGCGCCGAGAAGCTGATCGGCATGGGTGACGGGCTGTTCCTGCCGATGGGACAGGGCAAGCCGACCCGCTTGCAGGGCGCGTTCATCTCCGACGAGGAGATCCAGGCCGTCGTCGAGTTCAGCAAGACCCAGGCCGAACCGGAGTACCAGGAGGGGGTCACCGCGGCCAAGGCCGGCGAGGTCAAGGACGTCGACCCCGATATCGGCGACGACATGGACGTGCTGCTGCAAGCGGTGGAGCTGGTGGTCACCTCACAGTTCGGGTCGACCTCGATGCTGCAGCGCAAGCTGCGGGTCGGCTTCGCCAAGGCGGGCCGGTTGATGGACCTGATGGAGACGCGGGGCGTGGTCGGGCCCAGTGAGGGTTCCAAGGCGCGTGACGTGCTCATCAAGCCCGACGAACTGGACGGGTTGCTGTGGTCGATCCGTGGCGGCGATCCCGGTGCGTCCGAGGACGAGTGAGGCCGTTCCCGGTTTGCTCTGACCGTGCCGGAAGCAGGCGGCGACGAACGAGGAGGGACCTGGCGCGGCTGTGGTCGGGAAGTGCCCGGACACGGGGCCGGGCGGGAATCGCCTGTCAGGCGATGCGGCGGGCGCGCGCGAGGCGGGTACCCGACAGCACGGCGCCGGGGCTGAGCCGGTGCATCGCGGTTCGGCGCTGGATCTGCGCGGTGGATTCGTACACGGCTCGCTCCTCTCGGGGCTGTTGTCGGGGCATGCGGTGACGGTAGCAGCGGTGTCGAACCGGGTGAAAGCGCTTTTTCGTGCGCGCGGCGGGTGCGACGGCCGCGGATGTGTGTGAAATCATGGCGGGCAATCGTTCCGCAAAGCCGACTGAAACGGACAATTCGGGCATGATGGGCGACATGAACTTCATCGATCGGACCACCACATGCAGGTGACCACGCTCGAGTGGGTGATCACCGGACTGGTGATCCTCGGCCTGTTCGTCTTCGACTTCTTCGCTCACGTGCGCACCCCGCACGAGCCCACCTTCAAGGAATCGGGCATCTGGTCGGCCGTCTACATCAGCTTGGCGCTGCTGTTCGGCCTGTTCGTCGCCTGGAAATGGGGCGGCACATTCTCGGGGGAGTACTACGCGGGCTTCGTCACCGAGAAAGCGCTCTCGGTCGACAACCTGTTCATCTTCCTCATCATCATGAGCACCTTCGCCGTGCCGCGGATCTACCAGCAGAAGGTCCTGCTGATCGGCATCGTGCTGGCGCTGGTGATGCGCGGTGTGTTCATCGCGGTCGGCGCGGCCGCGATCAGCGCCTACAGCTGGGTGTTCTACCTGTTCGGCGCGTTCCTGATCTACACCGCGATCAACCTGCTGCGCGAGAGCGGGCACGAGGTCGAACAGGAGCAGAAGCGCGACAGCTACATCGTCTCGCTGGCCAAACGGGTCCTGCCCACCACCGACGAGTACGACGGCGACAAGCTCGTCACCCGGATCAACGGCAAACGCGTGGTGACTCCATTGCTGCTCGCCCTGCTGGCCATCGGTTTCGCCGACCTGCTGTTCGCGCTGGACTCGATCCCGGCCATCTACGGTCTCACCGAGGAGCCGTACCTGGTGTTCACCGCCAACGCGTTCGCGTTGATGGGTCTGCGTCAGCTGTACTTCCTCATCGGCGGGCTGCTCGACCGCCTGGTGTACCTGTCCTATGGCCTGGCCGCGATCCTGGCGTTCATCGGCGTGAAGCTGGTGCTGCACGCGCTGCACGAGAACACGCTGTCGTTCGTCAACGGCGGTGAGCACGTGAACGTCCCGGAGATCTCCACAGCGGTCTCGCTGAGCGTGATCATCGGCATTCTGGTCATCGCGACGGTGGCGAGCCTGTTGCGCACCCGCCGCACCAACGCCTGACTCGGCCGAGAACAGCGCTGCCCGGGACCACTAGGGTTCCGGGCAGCGCTGTATCCGGGCATCGACTATTCGGCGAAGGCGCCCATCACCGGCAGCCACTCGACCACGCGGACGGCGTCGATCAGACCCAGCTTCGCGAACGGATCATCGGTCAGCAGATCGGTCAGCGAGGACGAGTCCTCGGCGCGGAACAACAGCAGCGCGCCCGAACCGTCGGGGTAGGGCCCGCTACTGAGCACCGTGCCCGCGTCGACGAGGGCGTTCAACCAGCCCCGATGTTCGGGTCGGTGGGTCGCGCGGTCGGCCGCCGTCGATTCGGAGTAGGTGTAATGCACAGCGAAGATCGGCACAGTCGATCACTTTCTCGCGAGGGATTCTCTACAGGGTCAGCAGCATGCGGGTGTTGCCGAGGGTGTTCGGCTTGACGAAGCTGAGGTCGAGGAATTCGGCGACACCGGTGTCGTAGGAGCGGCACATCTCCGCGTACACCTCGGCGGTGACGGGCGTGCCGTCGATCTCGACGAAGCCGTGCCTGCCGAAGAAGTCCACCTCGAAGGTCAGCACGAACACGCGCTGCAACTGCAGTTCGCGCGCGACGGTGATCAGGTGCTCGACCACCGCGCCGCCGACTCCGCGACCCTTGACGACCGGATCCACCGCGACGGTGCGTACTTCGCCCAGATCGGCCCACAGCACGTGCAACGCGCCACAGCCGACGACCTGTCCGTCGAGCTCGGCGACCCAGAACTCCTGCACCGATTCGTACAGTGTGACCAGGTTCTTCTCCAGCAGGATGCGGCCGGCGTACTCGTCCACCAGGCGCTTGATCTCGGGGACATCGGAGGTTCGCGCTCGTCGGACGACCACGCCGGAAACAGGCGCCACAGTGGGCGCGGCAGTATGCGCGTCGCTGGTCGAACCACCCAAGGGTCCCCGTGAGGTCATGGGTGCACAGTAGTCGGCCCGGTTACCGATAGTCTGAACATGTGCCGCACATCCTGTCGCTCCGCTCCTCGCATCGCGCCGGGCTCGACGACCGGATCGCGTGGCACCGATCGTGCGAGCAAACAGCTCGCGAAACCGTTGGATTTCGGCGCAGTGCCGGTGAGTGCCGAGAGGGCAGCGCATGAACGGTCAGCGTCCGGAGGCGGTAGCGCGCGTGGCTACGCGAGGCGCCCGGTCATGTCACGAGGACAGGGCATGAGCGTGCGACCCGAGGAGATCGATCGTGGGTCGAGTGCGGTGACGCCGATGCACTCGGTGGCGGAGCCCCAGGTTCCGCTGCTCAATATCGCGAATGTGCTGACCATCGCGCGCATCGTGCTGGTGCCGCTGTTCGTGCTGGCGCTGTTCGCCGAGGGCGGGCACGACACCCGCTGGCGGGTCATCGCCGCGGCGGTCTTCGGGCTGGCCGCGATCACCGATCGCTTCGACGGGCAACTGGCCCGCAAATACGGATTGGTCACCGATTTCGGCAAGCTCGCCGACCCTATCGCGGACAAGGCGCTGATCGGCGCCGCGCTGATCGGGCTCTCGGTACTCGGTGATCTGCCGTGGTGGATCACCCT
It includes:
- a CDS encoding TerC family protein, whose translation is MQVTTLEWVITGLVILGLFVFDFFAHVRTPHEPTFKESGIWSAVYISLALLFGLFVAWKWGGTFSGEYYAGFVTEKALSVDNLFIFLIIMSTFAVPRIYQQKVLLIGIVLALVMRGVFIAVGAAAISAYSWVFYLFGAFLIYTAINLLRESGHEVEQEQKRDSYIVSLAKRVLPTTDEYDGDKLVTRINGKRVVTPLLLALLAIGFADLLFALDSIPAIYGLTEEPYLVFTANAFALMGLRQLYFLIGGLLDRLVYLSYGLAAILAFIGVKLVLHALHENTLSFVNGGEHVNVPEISTAVSLSVIIGILVIATVASLLRTRRTNA
- a CDS encoding YciI family protein, with translation MPIFAVHYTYSESTAADRATHRPEHRGWLNALVDAGTVLSSGPYPDGSGALLLFRAEDSSSLTDLLTDDPFAKLGLIDAVRVVEWLPVMGAFAE
- a CDS encoding amino-acid N-acetyltransferase, which produces MTSRGPLGGSTSDAHTAAPTVAPVSGVVVRRARTSDVPEIKRLVDEYAGRILLEKNLVTLYESVQEFWVAELDGQVVGCGALHVLWADLGEVRTVAVDPVVKGRGVGGAVVEHLITVARELQLQRVFVLTFEVDFFGRHGFVEIDGTPVTAEVYAEMCRSYDTGVAEFLDLSFVKPNTLGNTRMLLTL
- the pgsA gene encoding CDP-diacylglycerol--glycerol-3-phosphate 3-phosphatidyltransferase, translating into MSVRPEEIDRGSSAVTPMHSVAEPQVPLLNIANVLTIARIVLVPLFVLALFAEGGHDTRWRVIAAAVFGLAAITDRFDGQLARKYGLVTDFGKLADPIADKALIGAALIGLSVLGDLPWWITLVICAREIGITLLRLVVVRRGVIPAGRGGKLKTLVQSVAIALLVLPLSGVFATAGMWLMYLAVALTVATGLDYVGQAARVWLAGGRSRS